Proteins encoded within one genomic window of Pygocentrus nattereri isolate fPygNat1 chromosome 9, fPygNat1.pri, whole genome shotgun sequence:
- the LOC108414399 gene encoding uncharacterized protein LOC108414399 — translation MVITKPVPNRTSQGGVRSGLYRGMVGPLPDPWMFRVTEAYEKFSLEDKPLVTTMGMAPHKPAVKCAFGMVQEGSVLSYQQPVLPSRHITLHPHVPSTPLLPLKDHHLDAPTCAFVCTEQELFHLKSLEVSLDMAHKIEMSTREQSSCADWHLLRKPRVTASRFREVCHVRGHSSAESLAERIIRGTRQTAEMKRSRDGVRSSI, via the exons ATGGTGATCACAAAACCTGTGCCAAATCGAACATCTCAAGGTGGAGTTAG GAGTGGACTCTACAGGGGCATGGTGGGCCCTTTACCGGATCCATGGATGTTTAGAGTGACAGAGGCCTATGAAAAATTCAGCCTTGAAGACAAACCACTGGTGACCACTATGGGCATGGCACCCCACAAGCCAGCTGTGAAGTGTGCATTTGGTATGGTGCAGGAAGGCAGTGTTCTGTCATATCAGCAGCCTGTTTTACCATCACGACACATCACTCTCCACCCTCATGTGCCATCAACCCCACTTCTTCCTCTAAAAGACCACCACCTTGATGCACCCACCTGTGCTTTTGTGTGCACTGAACAGGAACTCTTTCACCTGAAGTCTTTGGAGGTGTCACTTGATATGGCTCACAAAATTGAGATGTCAACTCGGGAGCAGAGTTCTTGTGCTGACTGGCATCTGCTCCGCAAGCCTAGAGTAACAGCGTCACGTTTTCGTGAGGTGTGCCATGTCAGAGGGCATAGCTCTGCAGAGTCCCTTGCTGAACGCATCATCAGAGGTACCAGACAGACGGCAGAAATGAAGAGGTCTAGAGATGGAGTCCGGAGCAGCATCTGA